A stretch of Spirosoma oryzicola DNA encodes these proteins:
- a CDS encoding mannitol dehydrogenase family protein → MFTLPQPVLMEGTSAITSSTYNPTQLSAGMVHIGVGTIIHKHPAYYTAKFMNLANQSNWGIRVISLLPADRLEKLSIINESGSLIDVITASTQPEEALSSLADPAVKIVALSLTEDGEKWGVQGIVDTDQTLLAFDFLTKALARRREQLGDPLTILSCDDLPRNGDATRKALLSFVNDKDADLASWIERHVTFPNSVADSVTSIPSTEDDLSDERTATRAEYWEELTSWVIEDKFGSGRPDWEIAGVTFVDDSNPYEALQQRFQNASYSLLAYPAFLAGYRTVHEAMSDSVFSNYVNVFINRLVSPLVTVPGSIDLTDYKTKLLRRLSSAAVNIPLSRLCADGASKLPAFILPTLAELVKQEKPTYCLAFLLATYGHYLSATTDDKDEEYEINEICLSEDDWYKIEDSDVLAFLDSSPFASANLRTIPHFAAAYKLYRKQIAIYGVAFTLRQTMCTLLELH, encoded by the coding sequence ATGTTTACACTACCTCAGCCCGTTCTGATGGAAGGCACGTCAGCTATCACCAGCTCTACTTATAATCCGACTCAACTAAGCGCCGGTATGGTGCATATCGGTGTCGGTACGATTATTCATAAACACCCGGCTTATTACACGGCTAAGTTTATGAATTTAGCCAACCAGTCCAACTGGGGAATTCGCGTTATCAGCCTGCTTCCCGCCGATAGGCTCGAAAAATTATCGATAATAAACGAAAGCGGATCCCTCATCGACGTTATAACGGCCAGTACTCAGCCGGAGGAAGCCCTTTCCTCTTTAGCCGATCCAGCAGTCAAAATCGTTGCCCTTTCACTAACGGAAGACGGAGAAAAGTGGGGTGTTCAGGGTATAGTCGATACTGACCAAACCTTGCTAGCTTTTGATTTTTTAACCAAAGCATTAGCCCGAAGACGCGAGCAGTTGGGCGATCCGTTGACTATTCTATCGTGCGACGATTTACCACGCAATGGTGATGCGACCCGAAAAGCGTTGCTGTCATTTGTCAACGACAAAGACGCAGATTTGGCCAGTTGGATTGAACGGCACGTCACGTTCCCTAATTCAGTAGCGGACTCAGTAACGTCTATTCCATCAACGGAAGACGATCTCAGCGACGAACGCACTGCCACGAGGGCCGAGTATTGGGAGGAATTGACCAGCTGGGTTATTGAAGACAAGTTCGGCTCAGGCCGACCGGACTGGGAAATCGCCGGAGTCACATTTGTCGACGACAGCAATCCCTACGAAGCTCTGCAACAACGCTTTCAAAACGCGTCCTACAGTTTGCTGGCTTATCCTGCTTTTCTGGCTGGCTACCGAACCGTTCACGAAGCCATGAGCGACAGCGTGTTCAGTAATTACGTCAACGTCTTTATCAACCGCCTTGTCAGCCCGCTGGTTACTGTACCCGGAAGCATTGATCTTACTGACTACAAGACTAAGTTACTCCGACGTTTATCTAGCGCGGCTGTGAACATTCCTTTATCGCGATTGTGCGCCGACGGAGCGTCTAAACTACCGGCGTTTATTCTGCCGACGCTCGCAGAATTGGTAAAACAGGAAAAACCGACGTACTGCCTTGCGTTTTTATTAGCTACTTACGGGCACTACCTTTCGGCAACAACCGACGACAAGGACGAAGAGTACGAAATCAATGAGATCTGTTTGAGCGAGGATGATTGGTACAAGATCGAGGACTCGGACGTTCTAGCCTTTCTGGACAGCTCACCTTTTGCTTCGGCTAACCTACGGACGATTCCACATTTTGCGGCAGCTTACAAATTATACCGCAAGCAGATAGCCATTTACGGTGTTGCGTTCACACTCCGCCAAACGATGTGTACGTTACTAGAACTACACTAA
- a CDS encoding Gfo/Idh/MocA family oxidoreductase: MSLSTNSLRVLVVGCGNMGSSHAIAYKTLDGFDICGIVSTGNSKVVLNERLGGGYPLFDDYTTALAETQPDAVCISTYPDTHEAFAIQAFEKGCHVFIEKPVADTVEGAKRVIAAAEKAGKKLVVGYILRHHPSWEKFVEVAREMGKPLVMRMNLNQQSHGTMWTVHRNLMKSLSPIVDCGVHYIDVMCQMTRSKPVQVNAIGARLTNDIPADNYNYGQLQIRFEDGSVGWYEAGWGPMMSETAFFVKDVIGPNGCVSIVAKNAGSAGKSDNVDSHTKTESLRVHRAALNASDQFVEEDTWIDMQDEPDHQELCNREQRYFLKAIQENIDLTDHMQDAVNSLQIAFACDESVRTGQPVLL, translated from the coding sequence ATGTCTCTTTCAACAAATTCACTGCGGGTTCTTGTGGTCGGCTGCGGCAACATGGGCTCGTCGCACGCGATTGCTTATAAAACGTTGGATGGTTTCGATATCTGCGGAATCGTATCGACTGGAAATAGTAAGGTAGTTCTTAACGAACGACTGGGCGGAGGGTATCCTTTATTCGATGATTATACGACAGCACTGGCCGAAACCCAACCCGATGCCGTCTGCATTTCAACCTATCCTGATACGCACGAAGCGTTTGCGATACAGGCATTCGAAAAAGGCTGCCACGTCTTTATCGAAAAGCCGGTTGCCGACACCGTAGAGGGCGCTAAGCGGGTAATTGCAGCCGCCGAAAAAGCCGGAAAGAAGCTTGTAGTCGGCTATATTCTGCGGCATCATCCTTCCTGGGAGAAATTTGTGGAAGTAGCCCGCGAAATGGGTAAGCCGCTGGTAATGCGGATGAACCTGAACCAGCAAAGCCACGGCACAATGTGGACCGTGCACCGCAATCTGATGAAAAGTCTTAGCCCGATTGTCGATTGTGGTGTGCATTACATAGACGTAATGTGCCAGATGACGCGGTCGAAACCGGTTCAGGTAAACGCCATCGGTGCTCGTCTGACGAATGACATTCCCGCCGATAATTACAATTACGGCCAGTTACAGATCCGCTTTGAAGATGGTTCTGTGGGCTGGTACGAAGCAGGCTGGGGGCCGATGATGAGCGAAACTGCGTTTTTTGTGAAAGACGTTATTGGACCCAACGGCTGCGTTTCTATCGTCGCCAAAAATGCTGGAAGTGCTGGTAAATCAGATAATGTCGATTCGCACACAAAAACCGAATCGTTACGTGTTCACCGGGCCGCGCTCAATGCGTCAGATCAGTTTGTGGAAGAAGATACCTGGATTGATATGCAGGATGAACCTGACCACCAGGAGCTTTGCAACCGTGAACAGCGCTATTTCCTGAAAGCAATCCAGGAAAACATTGACCTGACTGACCACATGCAGGACGCTGTCAACAGCCTGCAAATTGCGTTCGCCTGCGATGAGTCCGTGCGGACGGGACAGCCGGTACTTTTATAA
- a CDS encoding phosphotransferase enzyme family protein: MTIFPTQYSTLSALALRDRIAERYGFDELRCRFLLHGVSDTYVLESPVEKYIFKVYRDAHRSLNEIKGEVELLNILKEQGAKVAYPIRDMRGEQIQVFNAAEGTRHGVLFTFAHGYNVYDLTDEQLRVVGREMAFNHNITARIDLSYERKAYDMDTTLTRPLELLKPAFADNLEGYTYLLALADQVREKMASFDTDNFGYGYCHYDYLPKNFHFDGNAFTLFDFDFAGKGYLANDLASFLVHFFFHTITGKITKEEGDRQFAVFIEGYRQVRTLSDEELAAVPFFGIMFWIFYLGFAYENVDDWSNSFFGPRYLNERVSAIRRFTEMYCAF; encoded by the coding sequence ATGACTATCTTTCCTACCCAATATTCGACTTTGTCCGCGTTGGCTTTGCGAGATCGTATTGCAGAACGCTACGGATTTGATGAGCTTCGTTGTCGGTTTCTGCTGCACGGAGTCAGCGATACCTATGTGCTGGAAAGCCCCGTCGAAAAGTACATCTTCAAGGTATATCGGGATGCTCACCGGAGCCTGAACGAAATAAAGGGCGAAGTAGAGCTGCTTAACATTCTGAAGGAGCAAGGGGCAAAAGTGGCTTATCCAATTCGAGACATGCGGGGTGAGCAGATTCAGGTGTTCAACGCTGCGGAGGGAACTCGGCATGGTGTCCTGTTTACGTTTGCCCATGGATATAATGTCTATGATCTAACAGACGAGCAACTGCGGGTAGTAGGGAGAGAGATGGCCTTTAACCACAACATTACGGCCCGAATCGACTTATCGTACGAGCGAAAAGCGTACGACATGGATACCACGCTCACACGACCGCTCGAACTCCTTAAGCCAGCCTTTGCCGATAATCTGGAGGGCTACACATATCTGTTAGCGCTGGCTGATCAGGTCAGGGAAAAAATGGCATCGTTCGATACGGATAACTTTGGTTATGGTTATTGCCACTACGACTACTTGCCAAAGAACTTCCATTTTGATGGTAATGCGTTTACTTTGTTTGATTTCGATTTCGCTGGCAAGGGGTATCTGGCTAATGATCTGGCGTCGTTCCTGGTTCATTTTTTCTTTCATACCATTACCGGAAAAATAACAAAGGAAGAAGGAGATCGGCAGTTCGCGGTATTTATCGAGGGTTATCGGCAAGTGCGTACACTGTCTGATGAAGAATTGGCTGCGGTTCCGTTCTTCGGTATTATGTTCTGGATTTTTTACCTGGGCTTTGCGTACGAAAACGTTGACGATTGGTCCAACAGCTTCTTCGGACCACGGTATCTGAACGAACGGGTATCTGCAATCCGGCGATTCACGGAGATGTATTGTGCGTTTTGA
- a CDS encoding RagB/SusD family nutrient uptake outer membrane protein, protein MRFTIVKNISKALLCGTVLLGPVGCSDFLDEQPPSNLTTESFYTIPDHAEAALASVYAEVRFFGGGAGIFSSNWQLLEAMTGTSTTETAQNSDLNNLYSLSHDGNTVHVVNWWNGLYRVIAQANLVLDRVPAITPMPEAQKKKILGEARFLRAWAYFTLVRLWGDVPLITKPQADATASDFRPARNNQEEVYKLIVEDLQAAESAGLAWMDVSGRVNLAAVKTQLAKVYLTMAGFPLSKGASHYKLAADKALEVITYATSKPAEINLFSTYEDVHREQTENRLEHLFMIQYNTIVPGVNVSGVDIPGGSNPMDNFYGNFKPINFNGPTGTGSSIPTLDFYNSFETGDRRTKDQEGYFYTTYFTNGTGARFDLGRPYVFKHFNRTSNGTEGVAGTRQNNLNVPLIRYAETLLIFAEAQNEVGGPTQATYDALKRIRDRAQLTTPALGTYTQANFREAVWRERWWEFCYEQITWFDMVRTRKVFNEKTKGFDNFVGHVNLNTNKVLEQKHLLLPLGVQEMLNNPNLRPQNPGYPGV, encoded by the coding sequence ATGCGATTTACCATCGTAAAAAACATAAGCAAGGCCCTGCTGTGCGGCACCGTTCTGCTTGGTCCCGTTGGTTGCTCTGATTTCCTAGACGAGCAGCCACCTTCGAACCTGACTACTGAGAGTTTCTACACGATACCTGACCACGCCGAAGCCGCGTTGGCTTCCGTGTACGCTGAGGTCCGATTCTTCGGCGGTGGTGCCGGTATTTTTTCATCTAACTGGCAGTTACTGGAGGCTATGACCGGCACGTCAACGACGGAAACCGCCCAGAACTCGGACCTCAACAACCTGTATAGCCTGTCACACGACGGTAATACGGTTCACGTTGTTAACTGGTGGAACGGCTTGTACCGCGTCATCGCGCAGGCTAATTTAGTACTCGACCGGGTGCCAGCCATTACGCCGATGCCCGAAGCGCAGAAAAAGAAGATCCTGGGCGAAGCACGGTTTCTGCGGGCGTGGGCGTACTTTACACTGGTTCGGCTTTGGGGCGATGTGCCTCTGATTACGAAGCCACAAGCCGATGCTACAGCCTCAGATTTCCGGCCGGCACGTAACAACCAGGAGGAAGTTTACAAGCTGATCGTTGAGGATTTACAGGCGGCAGAATCGGCTGGTCTGGCCTGGATGGACGTTAGTGGACGGGTGAATCTGGCGGCTGTGAAAACGCAGCTGGCGAAGGTGTATTTGACGATGGCTGGCTTTCCGCTGAGCAAAGGTGCGTCGCACTACAAATTAGCCGCCGACAAAGCCTTGGAAGTCATCACCTACGCTACGTCTAAACCAGCAGAAATTAATCTGTTTTCGACCTACGAGGACGTACACCGCGAACAAACCGAAAACCGCCTGGAACACCTGTTTATGATTCAGTACAACACAATCGTGCCAGGAGTAAACGTATCGGGAGTAGATATCCCGGGGGGATCCAATCCGATGGACAATTTCTATGGGAACTTTAAACCAATCAACTTCAACGGTCCTACGGGTACGGGCAGCTCAATTCCAACGCTGGATTTTTATAATTCATTCGAGACGGGCGACCGACGGACCAAAGACCAGGAAGGGTATTTTTACACTACCTATTTCACCAATGGTACCGGTGCCCGGTTTGACCTGGGCCGTCCATACGTGTTTAAGCATTTCAACCGGACGTCAAACGGTACGGAGGGCGTGGCCGGTACGCGCCAAAATAACCTGAACGTTCCCCTGATTCGTTACGCCGAAACGCTGCTGATTTTTGCTGAAGCGCAGAATGAGGTGGGTGGACCGACGCAGGCCACTTACGATGCCCTAAAGCGCATTCGGGACCGGGCACAGCTGACGACGCCCGCTTTGGGTACGTACACGCAGGCCAACTTCCGGGAGGCCGTTTGGCGGGAGCGCTGGTGGGAATTCTGCTACGAGCAGATTACCTGGTTCGACATGGTGCGAACTCGGAAAGTGTTTAACGAGAAGACCAAAGGTTTCGACAACTTTGTTGGGCACGTCAACTTAAATACGAACAAGGTTCTGGAACAGAAACATCTGCTCCTGCCGCTTGGTGTTCAGGAGATGCTAAACAATCCTAACCTGCGTCCGCAGAACCCAGGGTATCCAGGAGTATAA
- a CDS encoding pseudouridine synthase has protein sequence MEVSNVVPDPRQPLTLLYQTVDLVAINKPHGLLVHRSPIASDASEFAVQLLRDQLGQRVYPVHRLDRKTGGVLLFALIEAMNSVMQQQFAEGAVDKTYLAIVRGYTDDEQVIDYPLRRDDGVVQDAVTALKTLQRAEIPLPFGKHATSRYSLVELKPTTGRMHQLRKHMAHILHPIIGDRPHGCNKQNKLFLDQFAMNTMLLHASRIQFTHPQTGEPVVITAPVQAEFSRMLTTLFSGYDSSILQV, from the coding sequence ATGGAGGTAAGTAACGTAGTACCTGATCCACGTCAGCCCTTGACATTGCTGTATCAGACCGTGGATTTGGTAGCGATCAATAAGCCACATGGACTACTGGTCCACCGATCCCCGATAGCTAGTGACGCCAGCGAATTTGCGGTTCAGCTTCTCCGCGACCAGCTAGGCCAGCGCGTATATCCCGTGCATCGTTTGGACCGCAAAACGGGCGGTGTACTGCTTTTTGCGCTGATAGAAGCCATGAATTCGGTTATGCAGCAGCAATTTGCTGAGGGAGCCGTTGACAAAACGTATCTGGCTATCGTGCGGGGTTATACCGATGATGAACAAGTTATTGACTATCCACTACGACGAGATGACGGTGTGGTTCAGGACGCGGTGACGGCACTGAAAACATTACAACGCGCAGAGATTCCGCTACCCTTCGGCAAGCACGCTACTTCGCGCTATTCGCTGGTCGAGCTTAAACCGACGACGGGACGTATGCATCAACTGCGTAAACACATGGCGCATATCCTCCATCCAATCATCGGCGACCGTCCCCACGGTTGCAACAAACAGAACAAACTTTTTCTGGATCAATTTGCCATGAACACCATGTTGCTACACGCTAGCCGTATCCAGTTTACGCATCCGCAAACAGGCGAACCGGTTGTCATTACGGCTCCCGTACAGGCCGAGTTTAGTCGAATGTTGACCACCTTATTCTCCGGATACGATTCATCTATTTTGCAGGTGTAA
- a CDS encoding SusC/RagA family TonB-linked outer membrane protein, translated as MLRLSSTQSFLFLFGTSLAYAAPAPSWETLSGNLTVHLATNYVDRTISGRVTDETNASLPGVSIVVKGSQRGTVTDSDGRYKLDVPNGDATLVFSFVGYLPQEVRLGAQGVIDVSLKTDNKVLDEIVVIGYGTTRKSDLTGSVATVKQSELQERPAPSLNQALQGRMPGVQVNNNSGRPGGRTTVRIRGFSSINTSNNPLYVVDGVILPQGNQNQFSNAIDYINPNDIVSVEVLKDASSTAIYGARGANGVILVTTKKGKAGEGSVTYNADFSVNTIGPNRPRVLNAREYLATEELAYNNIQKYDPVGWNAGRYTYLDPIARRKQYSANFPGVFDANLNPLYDTDWFKETTQNKLSQNHQLGFSGGSERTQYSLSLGYRNDEGLIKTSYMKRYSGRFTVDDQVKKWLKVGGTLAYNNQSENIVDQNDAVARQIVEDFPFLPVTYQNGTYASNRDYPSAEGTFSSYARLMGRRYILNTQTTQGSLYANIALAKGLEFRSILGANIVTQEQNNSESRLLNIGGSGTGEARNQKETFWSLSNTLTYNRQFGQDHSVTGLLGIEWQENQFFRVAALVNGFATDYFGFNNLGAGSINPRVESDASRFAFNSYFGRFNYGFKNKYLLTLTGRADGSSRFGENNKFAFFPSAALAWRVSEEDFLKTNPIISNLKVRTSYGLTGNAEIPNYQSLATLSSVYSTVYNDARVGGTGINRLANPDLRWEKTAQYDVGLEIGLFKGRVSLEADYYYRLTTDMLLDAPVPRTSGYATIRQNVGSMQNQGFEFGLNTINISRGDFTWNTTFNISLNRNKVLSLATPSDIFNVGGPNFTNPTNVIRVGEPVGAFWGLTRLGTWSEAEREEAAKFTSYRNNLTMLPGDIKYLDVNGDKAITDADRSIIGNGSPKGWGSLINNFRFKNFDATLDLQFMYGNDVMLMNLHASEDRQALANSYTSVLNAWTPTNQNTPIAEIRETRAGYVTNVDSHWIKDGSFLRGRNVLLGYTLPTQVTNRLKLNRVRFYGTVQNFFLLVDDPIIGDPEVTPTNQGNGNSSFSQGMIWHNYPKPTTYLMGIQIGL; from the coding sequence ATGTTGAGGCTGTCCTCCACACAAAGTTTCCTTTTTTTATTCGGGACTTCGCTTGCCTACGCTGCACCGGCTCCAAGCTGGGAGACCTTGTCTGGCAATCTTACGGTTCATTTGGCAACCAATTACGTCGACAGAACGATATCGGGTCGGGTAACGGACGAAACGAACGCGTCGTTACCGGGGGTCAGTATCGTTGTAAAAGGAAGTCAGCGCGGTACGGTCACAGATTCGGATGGTCGGTATAAACTCGATGTACCGAACGGTGATGCGACGTTGGTGTTTTCATTCGTGGGGTATTTGCCCCAGGAAGTACGCCTAGGAGCCCAAGGCGTTATCGATGTATCGCTCAAGACCGATAACAAAGTACTCGATGAGATTGTAGTTATCGGGTATGGTACGACTAGAAAATCGGACTTAACCGGTTCTGTGGCGACCGTCAAACAATCGGAATTGCAGGAGCGCCCTGCGCCTTCGCTCAACCAAGCGCTCCAGGGCCGGATGCCTGGTGTGCAGGTAAATAACAACTCGGGCCGTCCGGGTGGTCGAACCACCGTCAGGATTCGGGGCTTTAGCTCCATTAATACATCGAACAACCCGCTGTACGTGGTCGACGGCGTCATTCTGCCGCAAGGCAACCAGAACCAGTTTTCGAACGCCATCGATTACATCAACCCCAACGACATTGTCTCGGTTGAAGTATTGAAAGATGCCTCGTCGACGGCTATTTATGGCGCACGGGGTGCCAATGGTGTTATTCTGGTAACGACCAAGAAAGGCAAAGCCGGTGAAGGGAGCGTAACCTACAACGCTGATTTTAGCGTAAACACGATTGGCCCTAACCGACCTCGGGTGCTAAACGCCCGCGAATATTTAGCTACGGAGGAGCTGGCTTATAATAACATTCAGAAGTACGATCCCGTTGGCTGGAATGCCGGACGGTACACGTATTTGGACCCGATTGCCCGCCGGAAACAATACAGTGCCAACTTTCCGGGCGTTTTTGACGCTAACCTGAACCCGCTTTACGATACTGATTGGTTTAAAGAAACGACGCAGAACAAGCTGTCGCAAAACCATCAGCTGGGCTTTAGTGGTGGAAGCGAGCGGACGCAGTATTCACTGTCGCTGGGCTACCGGAACGATGAGGGTTTGATCAAAACGTCGTATATGAAGCGGTACTCGGGCCGGTTTACGGTGGACGATCAGGTCAAGAAGTGGTTGAAAGTGGGCGGTACGCTGGCCTATAACAACCAGAGCGAGAACATCGTAGACCAGAATGATGCGGTAGCGCGGCAAATTGTGGAAGATTTTCCGTTCCTGCCCGTTACGTACCAAAACGGTACATACGCCAGCAACCGCGACTACCCAAGCGCTGAAGGAACGTTCAGTTCGTACGCCCGCCTGATGGGCCGCCGGTACATCCTCAACACGCAGACCACGCAGGGTAGTTTGTACGCGAACATCGCCTTAGCCAAAGGCTTAGAATTCCGGTCGATTTTGGGTGCCAACATTGTGACTCAGGAACAGAACAATTCGGAGAGCCGACTGCTGAACATCGGGGGCAGCGGAACGGGAGAAGCTCGAAATCAAAAAGAAACGTTCTGGTCGTTGTCGAACACCCTGACGTACAACCGACAGTTTGGTCAGGACCACTCGGTTACGGGTTTGCTGGGTATTGAGTGGCAGGAGAACCAATTTTTCAGAGTGGCAGCTTTAGTCAATGGCTTTGCCACCGATTATTTCGGCTTTAATAACTTAGGTGCGGGTTCTATAAATCCTCGTGTTGAATCGGATGCATCGCGGTTCGCATTCAACTCGTACTTCGGGCGGTTTAATTACGGTTTTAAGAATAAATATCTCCTGACTCTGACGGGCCGGGCTGATGGTTCCTCCCGCTTCGGGGAAAACAACAAGTTTGCGTTCTTCCCGTCGGCGGCTTTGGCCTGGCGCGTATCGGAAGAAGATTTCCTGAAAACCAATCCGATCATCTCGAACCTGAAGGTGCGGACCAGCTACGGATTGACCGGTAATGCCGAAATTCCGAACTACCAGTCGCTGGCTACGCTAAGTTCGGTCTACAGCACCGTCTACAACGACGCACGGGTCGGCGGAACGGGTATTAACCGATTAGCTAACCCCGACCTGCGCTGGGAGAAAACCGCCCAGTACGACGTTGGGTTAGAAATCGGCCTGTTCAAAGGTCGGGTTAGCCTCGAAGCTGATTACTACTACCGACTAACGACCGACATGCTGTTGGATGCGCCGGTTCCGCGTACCAGCGGCTACGCCACCATTCGTCAGAACGTGGGATCGATGCAGAACCAGGGCTTCGAATTTGGTTTGAACACGATAAACATCAGCCGGGGCGACTTTACCTGGAACACAACGTTCAACATCTCGCTTAACCGCAACAAAGTACTTTCCTTAGCAACGCCGTCGGACATCTTTAACGTGGGTGGTCCAAACTTCACCAATCCCACCAACGTCATTCGCGTGGGTGAACCGGTCGGAGCCTTCTGGGGGCTGACCCGGCTGGGTACCTGGAGCGAAGCCGAGCGCGAAGAAGCGGCTAAGTTTACCAGCTATAGGAACAACCTGACGATGCTGCCCGGTGACATCAAATACCTGGATGTAAACGGTGATAAGGCCATCACCGATGCCGACCGTAGCATTATTGGCAACGGCAGTCCGAAAGGCTGGGGTTCGTTGATCAACAATTTCCGGTTCAAAAACTTCGACGCCACGCTTGATCTTCAGTTCATGTACGGCAACGACGTGATGCTCATGAACCTGCACGCCAGTGAAGACCGGCAGGCGCTGGCTAATAGCTACACCTCGGTGCTGAACGCTTGGACGCCAACGAACCAAAACACCCCCATCGCCGAAATTCGGGAAACCCGCGCGGGTTACGTGACGAATGTGGACAGCCATTGGATCAAAGACGGTTCGTTCCTACGGGGCCGGAACGTCTTGCTAGGCTACACCCTGCCGACGCAGGTAACGAACCGATTGAAACTGAACCGGGTGCGATTCTACGGTACGGTGCAAAACTTCTTCCTGCTGGTCGACGATCCTATCATTGGCGATCCGGAAGTGACGCCTACCAATCAGGGCAACGGCAACAGTTCCTTCTCGCAGGGCATGATCTGGCACAATTACCCAAAACCCACCACCTACCTGATGGGTATACAAATTGGTCTGTAA
- a CDS encoding fasciclin domain-containing protein encodes MFQFIRAGFRQSSLLLLLAAGPFFFSCTKETPAPAPGTGTTNPGSGTVTTPGTGTGTATTPGTGTATTPGTGTATTPGTTVVASVTYIAQKDNLNLLEAAILRAGLTSEFNKENATIFAPSDDAFKAAGYANEAAIQAAPAADLQRILRYHLVNSRIDQSSIPTGVNTVYQTALADNTISVYKVSNSDISVNQAKIIQGDNPTVGSVVHIINQVLTPATVNVVTLAKNNANLSFLAAAIDRAGASVQDVLNKNTQNGYTIFAPTNDAFKAAGYADEAAIKAADQQKLASLLLYHVLNYRAYAQTFQNGADIVTAQGGSVRVNVNNGKVTVTGKGNGSNAATVTQADQVASNGIIVHVIDRVLLSQ; translated from the coding sequence ATGTTTCAATTCATTCGCGCGGGCTTTCGACAGAGTTCGCTTCTGCTTTTACTCGCAGCTGGTCCCTTCTTTTTTAGCTGCACAAAAGAAACGCCTGCCCCAGCGCCCGGAACTGGCACCACAAATCCTGGATCAGGCACAGTTACGACGCCAGGCACCGGTACCGGTACCGCTACCACGCCGGGTACGGGTACGGCAACAACGCCAGGCACGGGCACCGCTACAACACCCGGAACAACCGTCGTTGCTTCTGTGACGTACATTGCGCAGAAAGACAATCTTAATCTGTTAGAAGCAGCTATTTTACGAGCTGGACTAACTTCTGAATTTAACAAGGAGAACGCTACCATTTTTGCGCCATCGGATGATGCCTTTAAGGCCGCCGGTTATGCCAACGAGGCCGCTATTCAGGCAGCACCAGCCGCTGATTTACAGCGTATCTTGCGGTATCACCTCGTAAACTCCCGTATTGACCAGTCCTCTATTCCAACCGGTGTTAATACCGTTTATCAGACCGCCCTTGCTGACAATACAATCTCCGTCTACAAAGTCAGCAACAGCGACATTAGCGTCAACCAGGCAAAAATTATTCAGGGTGACAATCCAACGGTTGGTAGCGTAGTACATATTATCAACCAGGTGCTTACACCAGCAACAGTCAATGTTGTTACGCTAGCAAAAAATAATGCGAATTTATCGTTCCTGGCAGCGGCCATTGATCGGGCGGGCGCCAGTGTGCAGGATGTTTTGAACAAAAATACCCAGAACGGTTATACGATTTTCGCGCCGACCAACGACGCATTCAAGGCAGCAGGTTACGCCGACGAAGCGGCTATTAAGGCAGCAGATCAGCAGAAACTGGCTAGTCTCTTACTGTATCACGTGCTGAACTACCGGGCTTATGCACAAACCTTCCAGAACGGTGCCGATATTGTCACCGCTCAGGGCGGTAGCGTTCGGGTTAACGTCAACAATGGCAAAGTTACGGTAACAGGAAAAGGCAATGGTAGTAATGCCGCTACGGTCACGCAGGCCGATCAGGTAGCATCTAACGGTATCATCGTGCATGTTATCGACCGCGTACTGTTGAGTCAGTAA
- a CDS encoding GreA/GreB family elongation factor has product MSRAFLKNESADDPVVIPARAPLPIGTINYVTPRGLALLRTELETLESERAHVQSNESDETERTRQLALLNGRIANLNQRIASAKVVDTRDHPENEIRFGATVSLHSQTDAPVHTDRQLTIVGVDEANASLGRIAFTAPIARALLGKHVGDTVSLPAIRGINKMEITAITYDEAS; this is encoded by the coding sequence ATGAGCAGGGCTTTTCTAAAAAACGAGAGTGCAGACGATCCCGTTGTTATTCCGGCACGGGCACCGCTGCCAATAGGTACCATCAACTACGTTACGCCACGCGGTTTGGCTTTGTTACGCACCGAACTGGAGACGCTGGAAAGTGAACGGGCACATGTTCAGTCGAACGAGAGTGATGAAACGGAGCGAACCCGGCAACTGGCGTTGCTCAATGGCCGGATTGCTAACCTTAACCAGCGCATTGCCAGTGCAAAAGTTGTCGATACGCGCGACCATCCGGAAAACGAAATTCGTTTTGGGGCGACCGTCAGCCTACATAGCCAAACAGACGCACCCGTTCATACTGATCGTCAGTTGACAATTGTTGGCGTTGACGAAGCAAACGCTAGTCTAGGCAGGATCGCTTTTACGGCACCGATTGCGCGGGCATTGCTGGGAAAGCACGTGGGAGACACCGTTTCGCTGCCCGCGATCCGAGGAATCAACAAAATGGAAATAACCGCAATAACCTATGACGAAGCCAGTTAA